Sequence from the Rhodanobacteraceae bacterium genome:
GCTGACCGGGGCCTCGGGCTTGCTGTCCAGCCGCAGGCTGAGCACCAGCATCGCCCCGGCCTGGGCCTCGCGGCTGAGATCCTGCGGCGTGGCGGCCTGCAGCCAGAAGCGGCTTTCGCCACCGCCATCCCATTGCAGGCGGCGAGCATCTTCCTGGGCCTTGTGATCAGCGGCAAGCACCGTCAGATGTCGCGCCAGATCGCCGCTGGGCAGCGCCGTCAGCGCGGCACCTTCCTCGGCACCGTCAGCCATCATCAGCGACCAGCCCGGCGCCAGTTTGCCCTGACCAAAGTACAGACCAGGCTGCTGATCGAGATCGGCCAGACCCGATTGCTCCGACAGCAGCTCCAGTTCGCCGCCCTGTGCATAGCTGAGTCCGTAGCCCACTGGAAACTGCGGGTCATAACAACTCTGGCCCTGATTGAGCGGCGTCTGCACTGCGGAGCGCGGCCAGGAGAAGGACAGTCGTCCGCTGAAATCGTGGGCAATCTCGCCCGTCGGTGTCCGGAACAACACATCGGCGATGCCGCCGCCTTCCGATCCCGGTAGCCAGGCGGCAACGAAGGCATCGGCGCTGTTGATCTCTCGATTGACCCACAGCGGCCTGCCCGACAGGAACACCGCCACCACCGGAATACCGTCGGCCTTGAGACGGCGGATCAGGGCCAGATCGCCGGCCTGTCCGGGCTGGTAGGCCAGCGCCGGGATGTCACCGATGAACTCGGCGTAGGGATCCTCACCGAAGACGACGATGGCGACATCGGGTCGCTCGCTGTAGTCGCCGGTTGCCGACAGCTCACTTTCGCCACCGCCAGCCGCGACCGCAGCCTGGATGCCGGCCCAGATCGATTCGGCGTTGGGGAAATCAGCCGGCGTCACCCCGGTGCCCTGCCAGCTCAGCGTCCAGCCGCCGGCCTGTTTGCCGATGTTGTCGGCACCGTCGCCTGCCACCAGAACACGGCTGTTCGCGGGCAGGGGCAGCAGTCCGCCGTTGTTTTTCAGCAATACCAGCGATTGGCGCACTGCGGCGCGCGCCAACGCGCGATGTTCGCTGCTGCCCAGTTGTTCGAAGTGGCCACCGAGAGCGCGCGCTGAGGGTGCGCCAGCATCGAACAGGCCCAGACGGAACTTGACCCGCAGAATGCGCGAGACCGCATCGTCCAGCCGTTCCATCGGGATCGACCCATCCCGCACCTGGGCCAGCGTGTTGTGGTAGAGGGCCTTCCAGGTATCGGGCGCCATATACATGTCCAGACCGGCAATGAGTGCCGCCGGACAGCTTTCGTTGCTGCAGCCGCTGACCTCGCCGTGGCCATTCCAGTCACCGACGACAAAGCCGTCGAAACCCAGACGCTGCTTCAACACGTCGGTCAGCAGACTGCGATTGCCGTGCATCTTCTCGCCGTTCCAGCTGGAAAACGATGCCATCACGGTCTGCGTGCCGGCCTTCAGGGCCTGGATGTGTCCGGCGCCGTGGATGTCGCGCAGTTCGGACTCGGACACGCGGGTATCGCCCTTGTCCTTGCCGCCGCTGGTGCCACCGTCGCCGATGAAGTGCTTGGCCGAGGCCAGGACATGGCTGGCATCGAGAAACTCCGGCGAGCCGACCTTGCCTTGCAGACCTTCGACCACGGCGGTGGCGTAGCTGGCCACGAGCACCGGGTCTTCCGAATAACCTTCATAGGTACGGCCCCAGCGGTCATCGCGGGGCACGGTGACTGTGGGCGCGAAGGTCCATTCGAAACCGGTGGTGCGCAACTCGATGGCGGTGGCTCGGGCGATCCGCGCCACCAGCGCCGGATCGTGAGCCGCGCCGAGCCCGATGTTGTGCGGGAACAGCGTCGCGCCGACCACATTGTTGTGGCCGTGGACGGCATCGATGCCCAGCAGTACCGGAATCGCCTTGCCGCCGCGGCTGGTGTCCATCGAGGCCTGATAGAAGTCGTCGGCCAGCGCCAGCCATTCGGCTGGCGTCGCGTTGTAGCGACCGCCCGGATCGGAATTGCCGCCGGCCAGCACTGAACCCAGCCGGTATTCGAGCAGGTCTGCCGGGGTGACGCTGCCGAGGTCGCCCTGGATGATCTGGCCGACCTTTTCTTCCACGGTCATCGTGCCCAGCAGTTCACGGATCTGGGCCTCGATGTCGGCATCGTTGGCGATGGGCGAAGTCAGCGCCGGCCACCGGGAGGGATCCGCGACCGACGACGGCACAGTTTCGGCAGGCTGGGCCAGGGCCGGGCAACCAAGCGCCAGGGTCAGCAGCCAGGCAAGGCCCAAGTGCGACCCGCCGCGGGTACGCGGACGGTTCGCCGCTCTGGCTGCGATCGCGCTCTGCATGAATCTCCCTCCCCGGACATTCGCGACTGGGCCGCCTCCGCATATCCGGCGGCTGGCCACTGGGGGCGAATTAATACGCGCTTGTTGACAGCGTTGTCAACGATCGGATTTACTCGCGCCAGTCGATTCACGGCTGGCAGCGGCGGGGTACAGACCGCCGATCTCCGGCATTGCATCCCGACGACCAGCGCGAGCTGGCAGTTCGGGATCAGTGTCGTCCTCGGACCTCGACAATTCCCGCACCTGACCCTGTAACCATGAGCGCTCACCTGGTCTTGCTGGCCGACATCGGCGGCACCAATGCCCGCTTCGCGCTGGGCGATCCGATGCTGCCGGCGCCGCTGCTGCTGGACAGCGTGCGTCAGGTGGCAGCGGCGGGCTTTCCCACACTCGTGGCTGCCGCGCAACACTACCTGGCCGGAATCGGCGTGTGCGGACGTGATCTGCACTCAGGCGTGTTTGCCGTTGCAGGTCGGGTCGACGGCGATACTGCGCAGATCACCAACCATCCCTGGTTGATTTCGGGCCCGGATGTCGCCAGGGCGCTGGGCCTTGAGTCACTGGCGCTGATCAACGACTTTACCGCTCAGGCTCTGGCAACGCAGCTGCTGGAGGAAGCTGACCTTGTGCCGATCGGCAACCCTGCGTTGCGCTTGCGGCCATCGACCTCGCGCAGCCATGCCGTGCTTGGCCCGGGTACCGGGCTCGGCGTCAGTGCCCTGCTGGTACGCGACGGCCGCAGTATTGCGCTGGAAACCGAGGGCGGACACGTCGGCTTTGCGCCGTCCAACGCCGAGGAAGCGCAGGTGCTCGGCATTCTCGCGCGCCAGTTCGGACGAGTTTCCAACGAGCGTTTGCTCAGCGGCGGCGGCCTGGTCAACCTCCACGGCGCGCTGCACAGCATCAATCACGGAATGCTGCCGGCGGTCGCCCTCGCGCCCGAGGACGTCACCGCCGGCGCTGGCCATGGCGACCCGCTGTGCCTGCGCGCTGTGCAGATGTTCTGCGAAGTGTTCGGAAGCGTGGCCGGCGATCTGGTGCTGACGCTGGGGGCCTGGGACGGCGCCTTCCTGTGCGGCGGGCTGGTGCCGAAGTTGCTGCCGCAGCTGCAGGAGTCGGCCTTCCGCGAGTGTTTTGAAGCCAAGGGCCGCTTCCGGGCAGCGATGGCGCAGGTACCCACACTGGCGGTGCTGCATCCCCATGCCGGTTTGCTGGGCGCCGCCGCTGCAGCCATCAGGCCGGCACTGCGATCGGCCGCCTGAGCGGCGAGCCCGGGTCTGGCAGCAACCCTGTGGGAGCGGATTCATCCGCGATCGCAGCACCTCAAAGCTGTCGGGACTTTGATCGCGGGCAGAGCCCGCTCCCACAGCGGCCCATTTCGCGCTAGGGCCTGGCCTGCAGCTTCTCCACCCGGAATGGCATGTTGGCGTGCGCGGCATGGCCGCGACCATCGCGCACGGTGACGAACAGACGGTAGTTGCCGGATCGACGCGGCGAGGTGAACTGCAACCTGCCGGCGCCATCTGCGCGCATGCGTACCGGCACTGCCCGCGGCACCTCCTCAGCATCGCCACCGACGCTACGGGCCTCACTCTCGCGCAGCAGGCGCCAGTCGAATTGCAGGCTGTCGCCATCCGGATCATTGCTGGAAACGCTGGCGAGATAGGGCTGCCTGGGTGCCAACACCACGCTGTCGGCGGCCTGTCGTGCATCGATCCGCAGCGGCGAAATCGACGGACTTCGATTGCCCGGCCAGCGGCCGGTCCACGAATACTGCATCGCATCGACTGCAGCGGTGGCCTCGCCGGTCTTGAGGAACATGCCATACCAGGTGGGCGTGCGCTCCTGTTTCTGGCCCCAGAGGAAAACATAGGAACCCAGGCACTGGCGGCTGTCGCTGGCGATGAAGCGCCGGTAGCGATCGGTCAAGAGCTCGGCCTTGCGCGTGCTGTCATCTTCGATTGGCGCACCCCAGGCCGTTTGCGGCACTTCCCAGTGGCCGCTCGGGCCCCACTCGGTGACGATGTAGGGTCCGGTCCAGGCACTGGCGCCGAGCTTGGCAGGCAGCTGCACGATGTCGCCGTAGAGCTGGATTCCGATCAGATCGAGGGCTGGCGCGCGCGTTCGCAGTTGCTCGGCCAGTTCGGGGTTGAAGCCGGCCAGAGTGGTCATCACCGGGTGATCGGGATCCTCCTGATGGATCCATTCGGCGATCTGGTTGACGGCGTCCCAGACCTTGGGATTGTGGCCGTCCAGGTTCAGCTCGTTGCCCACCACCCACATCAGCAGCGCAGGATGGTCCTTCAGGCCCGAGACTTCCCGGCGCACGCGCGCAAATTGTCGGGCCACCGCCGCCGCGTCGTCATAGTCGAACCCATGGCGCTCACGGGCCATCTCGATGCCCATCGCGACCATCAGGCCATGGTCCAGGGCACGATCGAGCACGCGGCGGCCACCCTCGGTGCGCCAGGTACGAAAGCTGTTCGCGCCACTGGCCGCGAGTTGCGCCAGATTGCCCGACTCAAGTCCGGCACCGTTGACGTGGAAGGGCCGCCCGTCCAGCAACATCTGGTATCCGGTTTCAGCCTTGACGATCTGCACTTGCCTCGGACTCAGGCTGGCGGCCATCGTCGATGGCGTGAGCGACCATGCCAGATGCACGCCCAGCAACAGTCCCAACCAGGTCTTGCCGGCCGCGCGCAGAACCGATCGCGCCATGTTCAGTGGGCCACGGTGCCGACTGGTCCCTGATGCAGCCGCGCGTATTTGGCGCCGAAGTAGAAGATGAAGCCGTAACACAGCAAGGGCACCAGGAAAGACGTCTGAATGCCGATGCGGTCGGCAGCCATGCCCTGCACCAGCGGCACCAGTGCGCCGCCTACGATGGCCATGCACAACAAGCCCGATCCCTGACCGGTGAATTTGCCGAGGCGGTGCAGAGCCATGCTGAAGATGGTCGGGAACATGATCGAATTGAACAGACCCACGCCCAGGATCGACCACATCGCCAGCGGACCATGGCTGAGGATGCTGGTCAGGATCAGCGCCATGGCACCGGCGGCGTTGAAGGCCAGGGTCTTGCCGGGACTGACCCTGCGCATCACGGCGAAGCCGATGAAGCGACCGACCATCGCCATGCCCCAGTAATAGGCGACCAGCTTGGCAGCCGCCGCTTCTTCCAGACCTGCGATCCGGCTCTCGCCGAAGTAGTTGATCAGGAAACTGCCGATGCTGACCTCGGCTCCGACATACAAGAAGATTGCGATGGTGCCGAGCACCAGGTTGCGGTGTTGAAAGATCGAGGCGCCAACGGCTGGCGCAGCGGCATCGGCGGGATCGTCTGCATGGGTGATCTTCGGCAGTTTCGCCAGCGCAAAGAACACCGCCAAAGCCAGCAGCGCGGCAGCCAGCATCAGATAGGGGCCCTGTACCGTGGCCGCTTCCTGGGCCTTGAACGCGGCCTGCTCGGTGGCTGTCATCTGTGAAAGGTCGCCACTCACCAAGGCAGCCGCGCCACCGAGGATGAGCATGCCGCCGAACAAGGGGCCGACAGTGGTGCCGAGGGAGTTGAAGGCCTGGGTCAGCGTCAGCCGACTGGACGCCGTCTTGGGATCACCCAGCACGGTGACGTAGGGATTGGCGGCCACCTGCAGAATGGTGATGCCTGCGGCCAGGATGAAGAACGCGAACAGGAACAGGGCGTAGCCGCTCTGTGCCGCCGGATAGAACAAGGCACAGCCACTGGCGGCAATCATGAGGCCAGTGACCGCCCCGCGCTGGTAGCCGATTCGCTTGATCAATACGCCGGCCGGCACCGAGACAATGAAGTAAGCGCCGAAGAAACAGAACTGCACCAGCATGGCCTGGGTGTAGCTCAAGGTGTAGATCGACTTCAGGTGCGGAATCAGCACGTCATTCAACGAAGTCAACAAACCCCACATGAAAAACAGCAGAGTCAGGATGATCAGCGAGCGCGTGTGATCACCCTCGCTGACCGGCGCCAGTGACTGTGGCGCGGAGGTTGAATGCGGTGTCATGAGCCTTGCTCCCCAATGCTGGAACCGACGAGAGGCGCCCGACTAGACAGGCGCGCCGCGCCCGAAGCCACGGCGCCGACATTCTGGGACAAAACTACGCCAAATGATAGCGCTGTCAATTTGGTTCGATATTGTTGGCCCCGCCAGGAAGAGCCCCGCTGAGCCGCTGCGCGGCACAACGGGCTACCAAAGGCAGGAGCCACGGCTCTGGTAGCCCGAACTGCGCGCAGCGCTGTCCGGGTGGTGACGCCCAAAGGTCAATTCATTGCCACGGAGTTGCCAGATGGCTTGCGAGTTATCAAAGCGACTCGACTCAGGGCTATACTGCTGCGGCGCTGACAGCGTTGTCAGTCCTCGCCTCCGGGCTAAGATTCAGATCTTCAGGCCCTGCAAGCACGACACACCCAGGAGCAATCATGGCAGTCAGAGTGCGGATCGAAGACGTGGCCGAGGTGGCCGGCGTGTCGATGAAGACGGTCTCGCGGGTGCTCAACCGCGAACCCAATGTGCGTGAGGATACCCGTTTGCGGGTCATGAAGGCCGTGGACGAACTCAAGTACACGCCGCACCTGTCTGCGCGCAGCCTGGCTGGCAGCAAGTCCTATCTGATCGCCCTGCTCTACAACAATCCTTCTGCCAGCTATCTGATGGGCGTCATCGAGGGTGTGCTTGAAGCCTGCGAGGCCGAGAACTACCACATGATGCTGTGCCCACTGGAAGACGAGGACGAACGCATTGTTGCCGCGACCGAAGACCTGATCGCCCGGTCGCGTCCGGATGGGCTGCTGCTGACGCCACCGATCACCGATTCACCGGCGCTGCTGCAGCGACTGGCGGAACTCGATATTCCCTTTGCCAGCGTCTCGCCCAAGATCCAGAGCGGGGTCATCGGCGTGGCCATGGACGAAACCCGGGCCGCCTTCGACATCGTCACCCATCTGGCCAGCCTCGGTCATCGCCGTATCGGCCACATCGTCGGCCATCCGGCCCACGGCGCCAGCGGTTGGCGACTGAACGGCTACAAGCAGGGGCTGGAACGAGCCGGCATCAAATTCGACCCGGCGCTGGTGGTGCAGGGCGAGTTCTCCTTCGATTCCGGGGTGCACGCGGCTACTGCTCTGCTCGACCTGAAGCAAAGACCGTCAGCCGTGTTCGCGGCCAACGACGACATGGCTGCCGGTGTGATCCGGGTGGCTCTGGAGCGCAATCTGCGGGTACCCGGAGATCTCTCGGTTTGCGGCTTCGACGACACGCCGATGTCCAGCCAGATCTTCCCGGCGCTGACCACGGTGCATCAGCCCACGGACGAGATGGGGCGTATTGCAACGATGGAACTGCTGGCCGCCATTCGCACGCCGCACTCCGGGCAGATGGTGCGGGTGCCGTACACCCTGAGGCTGCGGCGCTCGACCGGGCCGGTTCAGGCCTGAGCCCGTCGCGGCCTCGCCGGTCGCGCCGTGAATGCGCTCCTACGAATGCTGCGCCTTCTGTAGGAGCGACCTTGCGTCGCGACCACGAGGATGTCTCGCGGCTTGCGCCTACGCGGAAACCATCAGGCCGCTGCCCGAAGTCTGCGCTGAGCACGTGCACGCCGACGAGCCTGCGCGGCCGGGCGGCGGGCCCGGCGCTGGGCTTCGAGGGCAGGTCCAGGCAGGAACTGTTTCAGATAGGGCAACAGCACCAGTGCTGGCAGCATTGCGCACCAGAACACCGGATGCGCCAGCAGGCCGACGGCCTCGGCGCTGGACCGCGGCAGCAAGGCCACCAGCGGCGTCAGCGCCAGCCAGATCCAGAGGGCACGCAGCAAACGGGGCGGCAGGGACAGGGGCTTCGATTCGCGTTTCATCAGGCAACTCCGGTGCGGACGACGAGGCCAATCTGGGCGCTGCCTGTCTCAGAGGCTGAGACGGCGCTCGACGGCCTTGTGCTAGCCTTCCAGACGTCACTGGGGAGTAGCCGCCCTGTCGAAGCTGACGGGGGCTTGCGTCAACATGCTTGGTCTACCGACCATGGCGCAGGCAGTTCGAGCTTGGCCAGACCTTTGACCAGAATGCGCCGCCAGGGCCGGGGTGCGTTGTGGTCATTGCCTTGTGCCGGCCCTGGAGTCCCCCATGGAAGCATTTCTGGTTTCAACCGGCATCGTCGCCCTCGCCGAGATCGGCGACAAGACGCAGCTGCTGGCCTTTGTGCTGGCCGCACGCTATCGGCGGCCGTGGCCGATCATTCTCGGCATACTGGTGGCCACGCTGGTCAATCATGCGCTGGCGGGCGCGGTCGGCACCTGGATCACCACCTGGCTTGGCCCGATTGCACTGCGCTGGGTGCTCGGACTGTCTTTCCTGGCCATGGCCATCTGGATCCTGATCCCGGATCAACTTGACAGGGAACAGCAGCCAGCGTCGAGACATGGTGTGTTTCTGACCACGCTGCTGGCCTTTTTCCTGGCCGAGATGGGCGACAAGACCCAGATCGCGACCGTGGCACTGGCCGCCCAGTATCAGGCCCTGATCGCCGTGGTTGCAGGAACCACGCTCGGCATGATGATTGCCAACGTGCCGGCCGTGCTGATGGGCGAGGGCATCGCCCGCAAGATGCCGGTGCGGCTGGTGCATGCCATCGTCGCGGCCATGTTTGCCCTGCTGGGCACCGCCACCCTGATGGGTGCGGCGCGGGCCTTCGGGCTGTAGCACCAGCGCGAAACACGCCGAAGGAAGTCGGGGGCACGGGGCACGGGGCACGGGGCACGGGGCACGGGGCACGGGGCACGGGGCACGGGGCACGGGGCACGGGAAAAGGCTACAGGGCTTTGGGTTGCTGTAGGTCCAGACTTGTCTGGAGGCTTCTCAGACACCAGACCAGGAGCGTCCAGACAAGTCTGGACCCACCAGAGCCCGCGTCATTGCGACGCCGGAGCTGATCCGGGGGAAGCATCCAGAGCTGGAGTCGCAGGTCCTGGATTTCTTCGCTACGCTCTCCATGAACCGCATTCCAGCGCCGGGCACCGGGGGTGTCGGGGCGCTGCTGTGGAGGGCGCCGCGCTGCGGCGCCGCTTTGCGCTGAGCGGAGATCAAGAGCGGCCGCGCAGGCGCGCGTCCCTCCTCAAGGCCGCTTCGTACCTGCCAGGGTTCATGACCCGTGCGCAGTGTCGGGCCGAGACAGGTGGCTCGCAATGACGCCTGGGGTTTTGTCCCGAGTCCCGAGTCCCGTGTCCCGTGTCCCGTGTCCCGTGTCCCGTGTCCCGTGTCCCGTGTCCCGTGTCCCGTGTCCCGTGTCCCGTGTCCCGAGTCCCCTTCACGCCCCTCGCCGCTCCGGCTACACCACCGCTAGCACCAGCTTCGCCAACAAGGGCAGCCACAGCACCGAGATCAGGATGCCGTAGCCGACCAGTGCGGCGGCCAGATCCGGGGCCAGACGGGCGTCGATGGCCAGGGCGCCGGCGGTGATCATGGCCGGCATGGCCGACTGCAGGGTGTTGACCGCCGTCAGCAGCGCTTCGGCACCGGCCAGATGGGCGATGCCGAAGGCGAGCGCCGGCAGCAGCAGCAGCTTGAGTCCAAGCCCGGCCAGCATCGGCAGGGCATAGGCGCGCGGCGGCACCAGCTTGAGCTGGAAACCGACCGCGAACATGGCCAGTGGCACCAGCAGCCCGGCCAGACTGTCGATCAGGCCTTCGAGCAGCGGCGGCCGTGGCCACGGCAGCAGGCCCAGCAGCAGAGCGCCGAAGGACGGAAAGGTGACGATCTTGCGCAGCACGGTCCACCACGGCGGCCGTCGGGCACCGCTGTACACGGCCACCACCATCACGCCGAAACTCGACAGCAACAGGAAGGATCCGAGCTGGTCGTAGACCACCGCATAGGGCAGCGCCGCCGCCCCCAGGGTGGCCTCGATCATCGGATAGCCCAGGAAAGCGG
This genomic interval carries:
- a CDS encoding AEC family transporter, which produces MLLLGKVYARSGVLPAYTPEVINRLVIWLFLPALVLKAVHGLHFDPRLLVLIGTPWLLAAVTVAVVLSLQRWLGWPREVSACLLLCVALGNTAFLGYPMIEATLGAAALPYAVVYDQLGSFLLLSSFGVMVVAVYSGARRPPWWTVLRKIVTFPSFGALLLGLLPWPRPPLLEGLIDSLAGLLVPLAMFAVGFQLKLVPPRAYALPMLAGLGLKLLLLPALAFGIAHLAGAEALLTAVNTLQSAMPAMITAGALAIDARLAPDLAAALVGYGILISVLWLPLLAKLVLAVV
- a CDS encoding TMEM165/GDT1 family protein, with amino-acid sequence MEAFLVSTGIVALAEIGDKTQLLAFVLAARYRRPWPIILGILVATLVNHALAGAVGTWITTWLGPIALRWVLGLSFLAMAIWILIPDQLDREQQPASRHGVFLTTLLAFFLAEMGDKTQIATVALAAQYQALIAVVAGTTLGMMIANVPAVLMGEGIARKMPVRLVHAIVAAMFALLGTATLMGAARAFGL
- the fucP gene encoding L-fucose:H+ symporter permease, coding for MTPHSTSAPQSLAPVSEGDHTRSLIILTLLFFMWGLLTSLNDVLIPHLKSIYTLSYTQAMLVQFCFFGAYFIVSVPAGVLIKRIGYQRGAVTGLMIAASGCALFYPAAQSGYALFLFAFFILAAGITILQVAANPYVTVLGDPKTASSRLTLTQAFNSLGTTVGPLFGGMLILGGAAALVSGDLSQMTATEQAAFKAQEAATVQGPYLMLAAALLALAVFFALAKLPKITHADDPADAAAPAVGASIFQHRNLVLGTIAIFLYVGAEVSIGSFLINYFGESRIAGLEEAAAAKLVAYYWGMAMVGRFIGFAVMRRVSPGKTLAFNAAGAMALILTSILSHGPLAMWSILGVGLFNSIMFPTIFSMALHRLGKFTGQGSGLLCMAIVGGALVPLVQGMAADRIGIQTSFLVPLLCYGFIFYFGAKYARLHQGPVGTVAH
- the glk gene encoding glucokinase; its protein translation is MSAHLVLLADIGGTNARFALGDPMLPAPLLLDSVRQVAAAGFPTLVAAAQHYLAGIGVCGRDLHSGVFAVAGRVDGDTAQITNHPWLISGPDVARALGLESLALINDFTAQALATQLLEEADLVPIGNPALRLRPSTSRSHAVLGPGTGLGVSALLVRDGRSIALETEGGHVGFAPSNAEEAQVLGILARQFGRVSNERLLSGGGLVNLHGALHSINHGMLPAVALAPEDVTAGAGHGDPLCLRAVQMFCEVFGSVAGDLVLTLGAWDGAFLCGGLVPKLLPQLQESAFRECFEAKGRFRAAMAQVPTLAVLHPHAGLLGAAAAAIRPALRSAA
- a CDS encoding exo 1,3/1,4-beta-D-glucan glucohydrolase, with the translated sequence MQSAIAARAANRPRTRGGSHLGLAWLLTLALGCPALAQPAETVPSSVADPSRWPALTSPIANDADIEAQIRELLGTMTVEEKVGQIIQGDLGSVTPADLLEYRLGSVLAGGNSDPGGRYNATPAEWLALADDFYQASMDTSRGGKAIPVLLGIDAVHGHNNVVGATLFPHNIGLGAAHDPALVARIARATAIELRTTGFEWTFAPTVTVPRDDRWGRTYEGYSEDPVLVASYATAVVEGLQGKVGSPEFLDASHVLASAKHFIGDGGTSGGKDKGDTRVSESELRDIHGAGHIQALKAGTQTVMASFSSWNGEKMHGNRSLLTDVLKQRLGFDGFVVGDWNGHGEVSGCSNESCPAALIAGLDMYMAPDTWKALYHNTLAQVRDGSIPMERLDDAVSRILRVKFRLGLFDAGAPSARALGGHFEQLGSSEHRALARAAVRQSLVLLKNNGGLLPLPANSRVLVAGDGADNIGKQAGGWTLSWQGTGVTPADFPNAESIWAGIQAAVAAGGGESELSATGDYSERPDVAIVVFGEDPYAEFIGDIPALAYQPGQAGDLALIRRLKADGIPVVAVFLSGRPLWVNREINSADAFVAAWLPGSEGGGIADVLFRTPTGEIAHDFSGRLSFSWPRSAVQTPLNQGQSCYDPQFPVGYGLSYAQGGELELLSEQSGLADLDQQPGLYFGQGKLAPGWSLMMADGAEEGAALTALPSGDLARHLTVLAADHKAQEDARRLQWDGGGESRFWLQAATPQDLSREAQAGAMLVLSLRLDSKPEAPVSLSLGCGDGCEGAVSLDAALADLPLSIWTRLAVPLSCFARAGADLSRVERMAELRTSASLSLSLSGLALSPEHDLVLSCDAAE
- a CDS encoding LacI family DNA-binding transcriptional regulator — encoded protein: MAVRVRIEDVAEVAGVSMKTVSRVLNREPNVREDTRLRVMKAVDELKYTPHLSARSLAGSKSYLIALLYNNPSASYLMGVIEGVLEACEAENYHMMLCPLEDEDERIVAATEDLIARSRPDGLLLTPPITDSPALLQRLAELDIPFASVSPKIQSGVIGVAMDETRAAFDIVTHLASLGHRRIGHIVGHPAHGASGWRLNGYKQGLERAGIKFDPALVVQGEFSFDSGVHAATALLDLKQRPSAVFAANDDMAAGVIRVALERNLRVPGDLSVCGFDDTPMSSQIFPALTTVHQPTDEMGRIATMELLAAIRTPHSGQMVRVPYTLRLRRSTGPVQA